The Apium graveolens cultivar Ventura chromosome 11, ASM990537v1, whole genome shotgun sequence genome has a window encoding:
- the LOC141696336 gene encoding uncharacterized protein LOC141696336, translating to MAMETEFEFYEFKHRFALYDPDSYFDDKNVSNEHFNLYHTIDRTLFYRLVGKLGRNVDESKFVVAFLIWLERIRYSKNAVHKVISWPFHLIDQLANEIAKFFMWMENNDSGQEFFNPRLLQMLCSREINLLYFRERRSKIIESVRSIISEVCVRAFRDILTSDSQFVDVQGDRLWFGYNTNQVLVPRPPLYQNVVGGFPQLGFGGNLVPINYTSQLRSVLENPDADLSEIFGGLQLMDGCEDEPDVAPEERTIFLTFSKGYYLPESEIRDFFTRIFGDFIEGIYMQDVSSDEQPLYARMVCRSSSIIPRIAPPGIKTKYSICGKQVWAKKHVKRSGESTSD from the exons ATGGCAATGGAGACCGAGTTTGAATTCTATGAATTTAAACATAGGTTTGCTTTGTACGATCCAGACTCCTATTTCGATGATAAAAATGTTAGCAACGAGCATTTTAATCTTTATCATACCATCGATAGGACTCTATTTTATAGGCTAGTCGGTAAACTTGGTCGTAACGTTGATGAATCGAAGTTTGTGGTGGCATTCTTGATCTGGCTGGAAAGAATCCGGTACAGCAAGAATGCTGTCCACAAAGTTATTTCTTGGCCATTTCATTTGATTGACCAACTTGCTAATGAAATTGCTAAATTTTTTATGTGGATGGAGAACAATGACTCAGGTCAAGAATTCTTTAATCCACGTTTGCTTCAGATGTTATGCTCTCGTGAAATCAACTTACTCTACTTTCGTGAGAGACGGAGTAAGATCATTGAAAGTGTCCGGAGTATAATTTCTGAAGTTTGTGTTAGGGCCTTTAGAGATATACTCACAAGTGATAGTCAGTTTGTAGATGTTCAAGGAGATAGGTTGTGGTTTGGTTATAACACTAATCAGGTTTTGGTGCCACGTCCTCCTTTGTATCAAAACGTTGTAGGTGGGTTTCCACAACTAGGGTTTGGAGGAAACTTGGTTCCTATAAACTATACGAGTCAGCTCCGCAGTGTATTGGAAAATCCTGATGCGGATTTAAGTGAAATTTTTGGAGGATTGCAGCTGATGGATGGTTGCGAGGATGAACCTGACGTTGCACCTGAAGAACGAACTATCTTTTTGACATTCTCCAAAGGCTACTACCTTCCTGAATCCGAGATTCGAGATTTTTTTACAAG GATTTTTGGTGATTTCATAGAAGGGATATACATGCAAGATGTATCCAGTGATGAACAACCATTGTACGCTCGAATGGTTTGCCGTTCATCTTCTATCATTCCACGCATAGCTCCTCCAGGAATAAAAACCAAGTACTCCATTTGCGGGAAGCAAGTCTGGGCCAAAAAGCATGTGAAGAGAAGTGGCGAGTCCACTTCtgattaa